In Phoenix dactylifera cultivar Barhee BC4 chromosome 11, palm_55x_up_171113_PBpolish2nd_filt_p, whole genome shotgun sequence, the following are encoded in one genomic region:
- the LOC120112332 gene encoding 25.3 kDa vesicle transport protein-like isoform X2, giving the protein MVKLTMIARVTDGLPLAEGLDDGRDQKDVEFYKQQAKLLFKNLSKGQHEASRMSIETGPYFFHYIIEGRVCYLTMCDRSYPKKLAFQYLEDLKNEFERVNGNQIETAARPYAFIKFDTFIQKTKKLYLDTRTQRNLAKLNDELYEVHQIMTRNVQEVLGVGEKLDQVSELSTRLTSESRIYADKARDLNRQ; this is encoded by the exons ATGGTGAAGCTGACAATGATAGCACGCGTTACTGATGGGCTTCCATTAGCAGAAGGGTTGGATGATGGCCGTGATCAGAAAGATGTTGAATTCTACAAACAGCAAGCAAAGCTTTTGTTTAAGAACCTGTCTAAAGGACAGCATGAGGCTTCAAGAATGTCAATTGAGACTGGTCCTTACTTTTTTCA CTATATCATTGAAGGTCGTGTTTGTTATTTGACAATGTGCGATCGTTCTTACCCCAAAAAACTTGCTTTTCAATACCTAGAAGACCTCAAAAACGAGTTTGAGAGAGTCAATGGGAATCAAATTGAAACAGCAGCAAGGCCGtatgcttttatcaagtttg ATACATTCATACAGAAGACCAAGAAATTGTACTTGGATACTCGTACCCAGCGTAACCTTGCAAAGCTgaatgatgaactttatgaggTCCACCAAATAATGACTCGCAATGTTCAAGAAGTACTTGGTGTTGGTGAAAAACTTGATC AGGTCAGTGAACTGTCAACCCGGCTGACATCTGAATCTCGCATCTATGCAGACAAGGCAAGAGATCTAAATCGGCAG